The following are from one region of the Bradyrhizobium sediminis genome:
- the ggt gene encoding gamma-glutamyltransferase, translating to MRNFHLAGRSTVHAQNGMVATSHPLAALAAIDVLRAGGTAADAAVAACALLGVIEPQSTGIGGDCFALLQPRGEGKITAYNGSGRAPQAATAEWYLERKINAIPLTSAHAVSIPGAVDAWATILRDHGKLGLDTVLQPAIKAAEEGYVVAPRVAFDWKNQFEKLKKGVNTERYLLPHGKPAAAGDVIRQPELGKTLRAIAKDGRDAFYKGAIAEDMVETLRGIGGLHTLDDFAAHTTETTSPIGTVYKGHDVWQCPPNGPGITMLVMLNILSRFDLTKFPALSVERFHLEAEAARIAYMMREQHVADPAFVNVDVARILTPEFAEEYGSKIRMDRMLDLPVVTPPMNPSTVYITVVDKDRNVCSFINSIAHAFGSAIVSNKTGVLLQNRGGGFRIQPGHPNCIAPGKRPLHTIIPSLVTKNGRAVMPYGVMGGQYQPVGQVRVLTNMLDYGCDVQEAIDMPRGLHYENIYQLEDGVPADIVEGLKKLGHKTTSVVGPLGGGQAIWIDWDKGTLTAGSDPRKDGCALGY from the coding sequence ATGAGGAACTTCCATCTCGCCGGCCGGTCCACGGTCCACGCCCAGAACGGAATGGTGGCGACGTCGCACCCGCTGGCCGCGCTGGCGGCGATCGATGTGCTGCGTGCCGGCGGCACCGCCGCCGACGCCGCGGTGGCGGCCTGCGCGCTGCTCGGGGTGATCGAGCCGCAGTCGACCGGGATCGGCGGCGACTGCTTCGCGCTGCTTCAGCCCAGGGGCGAGGGCAAGATCACGGCCTATAACGGTTCGGGCCGCGCGCCGCAGGCGGCGACGGCGGAATGGTATCTCGAGCGCAAGATCAATGCGATCCCGCTGACCTCGGCGCACGCCGTCTCTATTCCGGGCGCGGTCGACGCCTGGGCGACGATCCTGCGTGATCACGGCAAGCTCGGGCTCGACACCGTGCTGCAGCCCGCGATCAAGGCCGCCGAGGAAGGCTACGTCGTCGCGCCCCGCGTCGCCTTCGACTGGAAGAACCAGTTCGAGAAACTGAAGAAGGGCGTCAACACCGAGCGCTATCTGCTGCCGCACGGCAAGCCCGCGGCGGCCGGCGACGTGATCCGTCAGCCCGAGCTCGGCAAGACGCTGCGCGCGATCGCCAAGGACGGCCGCGACGCGTTTTACAAGGGCGCCATCGCCGAGGACATGGTCGAGACCTTGCGCGGCATCGGCGGCCTGCACACGCTCGACGACTTCGCCGCCCACACCACCGAAACGACTTCGCCGATCGGCACCGTCTACAAGGGCCACGACGTCTGGCAGTGCCCGCCGAACGGCCCGGGCATCACCATGCTGGTGATGCTGAACATCCTGTCACGCTTCGATCTGACGAAGTTCCCGGCGCTGAGCGTCGAGCGGTTCCACCTCGAAGCCGAAGCCGCGCGGATCGCCTACATGATGCGCGAGCAGCACGTCGCCGATCCCGCCTTCGTCAATGTGGATGTCGCGCGGATCTTGACGCCGGAATTCGCCGAGGAATACGGCAGCAAGATCCGGATGGATCGGATGCTCGACCTTCCCGTGGTGACGCCGCCGATGAATCCGTCGACGGTCTACATCACCGTGGTCGACAAGGACCGCAACGTCTGTTCGTTCATCAATTCGATCGCGCACGCCTTCGGTTCGGCGATCGTCTCCAACAAGACCGGCGTGCTGCTGCAGAACCGCGGCGGCGGTTTCCGCATTCAGCCCGGCCATCCCAACTGCATCGCGCCGGGCAAGCGGCCGTTGCACACCATCATTCCGAGCCTCGTCACCAAAAACGGCCGCGCCGTGATGCCGTACGGCGTGATGGGCGGCCAGTATCAACCGGTCGGGCAGGTGCGTGTACTGACAAATATGCTCGACTACGGCTGCGACGTGCAGGAAGCCATCGATATGCCGCGCGGCCTGCATTACGAAAATATCTACCAGCTCGAGGACGGCGTGCCGGCCGATATCGTCGAGGGCCTGAAGAAGCTCGGGCACAAGACCACCAGCGTGGTCGGCCCGCTCGGCGGCGGTCAGGCGATCTGGATCGACTGGGACAAGGGCACGCTCACCGCCGGCTCCGATCCGCGCAAGGACGGTTGCGCGCTCGGCTATTGA
- a CDS encoding cupin domain-containing protein, which yields MTDRHDHSHSDHSHADHSHDHGDAERWKHDGVRVIPGNELDPNVPSTPGMDRKAAINFARAGAQKLWAGTVTIRPDAKTGAHHHGHLESIIYVVKGKARMRWGEQLQFTAEAGPGDFIFVPPYVPHQEINASRDEVLECVLVRSDGQAVAINLDIEPVEKPETVLWVDPVHRDPAEAK from the coding sequence ATGACAGATCGCCACGATCACAGCCATTCCGATCATTCGCACGCCGATCATTCGCACGATCACGGCGACGCCGAGCGCTGGAAGCACGACGGCGTTCGCGTCATTCCCGGCAACGAGCTCGATCCCAACGTGCCGTCGACGCCGGGCATGGACCGCAAGGCCGCGATCAATTTCGCCCGCGCCGGCGCGCAGAAATTGTGGGCTGGCACCGTGACCATCCGGCCCGATGCCAAGACCGGCGCGCATCATCACGGCCATCTCGAGAGCATCATCTATGTCGTGAAGGGCAAGGCGCGGATGCGCTGGGGCGAGCAATTGCAGTTCACCGCGGAAGCGGGGCCCGGCGATTTCATCTTCGTTCCGCCCTATGTGCCGCATCAGGAGATCAACGCCAGCCGCGACGAGGTGCTGGAATGCGTGCTGGTGCGCAGCGACGGCCAGGCGGTCGCCATTAATCTCGACATCGAGCCGGTAGAAAAGCCGGAGACGGTGCTGTGGGTCGATCCCGTGCACCGCGATCCGGCGGAGGCGAAGTAG
- a CDS encoding IS5 family transposase — protein MRGRFTDQGGLFSYIAPDRRVPANHPLRKVRELVRDVLSDLNRSLGRLYASEGRPSIPPEQLLSALLLQVFYGIRSERQLMEQLDYNLLYRWFVGLSPDDPVWDPTTFTKNRERLQNGDVFTKFMTRLLNHPQVKPLLSDEHFSVDGTLIEAWASQKSFRPKDGSGDDDDGANFHGQKRKNDTHASTSDPDSRLYRKAAGREAKLCYMGHATMENRHGLAVAGRVTHANGTAERRASETMLKARRKAAGRRITVGEDKAYDTADHVANLRAIGVTPHVTQNQAVTKTGKNRNSAIDERTTRHSGYGMSQSRRAMVECIFGWGKQHGTMRKTKHRGIGRVAADFLLNLIAYNLIRIPKLLAA, from the coding sequence ATGCGCGGCAGGTTTACGGATCAGGGCGGCCTGTTTTCGTACATTGCGCCGGACAGGCGTGTGCCAGCGAACCACCCGCTGCGGAAGGTCCGGGAACTTGTCCGGGATGTTTTGAGTGATTTGAACCGCAGCCTTGGGAGGTTGTACGCCAGCGAGGGACGTCCTTCGATCCCTCCAGAGCAATTGCTGAGCGCCTTGCTGCTGCAGGTGTTCTACGGCATCCGCTCGGAACGCCAGTTGATGGAGCAACTGGACTACAATCTTTTGTATCGCTGGTTCGTGGGGCTGTCGCCGGACGATCCGGTCTGGGACCCGACCACTTTCACCAAGAACCGGGAGCGGCTGCAGAACGGCGATGTGTTCACGAAGTTCATGACCAGGCTTCTGAACCATCCGCAGGTCAAGCCGCTGCTGTCGGACGAGCACTTCTCGGTGGATGGAACGCTGATCGAAGCCTGGGCGTCACAGAAGAGCTTTCGCCCCAAGGACGGCAGCGGTGACGATGATGACGGCGCCAACTTCCACGGCCAGAAGCGCAAGAACGACACCCATGCGAGTACCAGCGACCCGGACAGCAGGCTTTATCGCAAGGCGGCCGGACGGGAGGCCAAGCTTTGCTATATGGGCCACGCCACCATGGAGAACCGGCATGGGCTGGCGGTGGCCGGCAGGGTCACGCATGCCAATGGCACCGCCGAACGCCGGGCTTCGGAGACTATGCTGAAGGCGAGACGCAAAGCCGCAGGCCGCCGCATCACGGTCGGTGAGGACAAGGCGTACGATACGGCCGATCACGTCGCCAATCTTCGCGCCATCGGCGTGACGCCGCATGTGACACAGAACCAGGCCGTCACCAAAACCGGCAAGAACCGCAACAGCGCCATCGACGAACGAACCACGCGGCATTCGGGGTACGGCATGTCGCAATCGCGCCGGGCGATGGTCGAGTGCATTTTCGGATGGGGCAAGCAGCATGGCACCATGCGCAAGACCAAACATCGTGGCATCGGCCGCGTCGCCGCCGACTTCCTGCTCAATCTGATCGCCTATAACCTGATCCGCATTCCCAAACTGCTTGCCGCTTAG
- a CDS encoding DUF1488 family protein, whose translation MPLTRGRIVGYDDERLAFGFTMLNDGETVDCQISDAAMDELAGVRGSPSTVRQAQFLEHRDAIERIASRLFDESRVVKGSVVRIFTRHIPANR comes from the coding sequence ATGCCGCTGACGCGTGGTCGCATTGTGGGGTACGACGACGAACGCCTGGCGTTCGGATTTACGATGCTGAACGACGGCGAGACCGTCGACTGTCAGATCAGCGATGCCGCGATGGATGAGCTTGCAGGCGTCAGAGGCTCGCCAAGCACCGTGAGACAGGCGCAGTTTCTCGAGCATCGCGACGCCATTGAGCGAATTGCCTCCAGATTGTTCGACGAGAGCCGGGTCGTGAAGGGCTCTGTCGTGCGGATTTTCACCAGGCATATCCCCGCAAACAGGTAG
- a CDS encoding VOC family protein produces the protein MSRISPCLWFDGEAEEAAKFYVSLLPDSRIEKIQKNTVDGPGGKAGTVLVVEFTLAGQRFMALNGGIRFEYTHAISFKIDCADQAEVDRLWDALSANGGSVEQCGWLKDRFGVSWQIVPAALMQYLGGSDPAGARRAMQAMLGMVKLDIEGLRRAYEGKSAAA, from the coding sequence ATGTCGAGGATTTCTCCTTGCCTGTGGTTCGACGGCGAGGCCGAGGAGGCCGCAAAATTCTATGTTTCGCTGCTGCCGGATTCCCGGATCGAAAAGATCCAGAAGAACACCGTCGACGGCCCCGGCGGCAAGGCCGGTACGGTGCTGGTGGTGGAGTTCACGCTGGCCGGCCAACGCTTCATGGCGCTCAACGGCGGCATCCGGTTCGAATACACCCACGCAATCTCGTTCAAGATCGACTGCGCCGATCAAGCCGAGGTCGATCGTCTGTGGGATGCATTGTCCGCCAATGGCGGCTCGGTCGAGCAATGCGGCTGGCTGAAGGATCGCTTCGGGGTGTCGTGGCAGATCGTGCCGGCCGCGCTGATGCAATATCTCGGCGGCTCCGATCCGGCCGGCGCCCGGCGGGCGATGCAGGCGATGCTCGGGATGGTCAAGCTCGACATCGAAGGCTTGCGCAGAGCCTATGAGGGCAAGTCGGCGGCCGCCTGA
- a CDS encoding VOC family protein, giving the protein MAKMIFVNLPVSDLARATAFYQAVGAEKNEQFCDETASCMVFSDTIHAMLLTHDKFRQFTPKKIADARTSSEVLICLSAESREAVDQMIGKVQAAGGGVDPCPKQDYGFMYGRSFEDPDGHIWEVMWMDVAAATAAQSAMADA; this is encoded by the coding sequence ATGGCCAAAATGATCTTCGTCAACCTGCCGGTCAGCGATCTCGCCCGCGCCACCGCCTTCTATCAGGCCGTCGGCGCCGAAAAGAACGAGCAATTCTGCGATGAAACCGCCTCCTGCATGGTATTTTCCGACACCATCCACGCCATGCTGCTGACCCACGACAAATTCCGCCAGTTCACGCCGAAGAAGATCGCCGATGCCAGGACCTCCAGCGAGGTGCTGATCTGCCTCTCCGCCGAGAGCCGCGAGGCGGTGGACCAGATGATTGGCAAGGTGCAGGCCGCGGGCGGCGGCGTCGATCCCTGCCCGAAGCAGGACTACGGCTTCATGTACGGCCGCAGCTTCGAGGATCCCGACGGCCATATCTGGGAAGTAATGTGGATGGATGTCGCGGCCGCGACCGCTGCGCAGTCCGCCATGGCCGATGCCTGA
- a CDS encoding enoyl-CoA hydratase: protein MTEHIKLENDGGILSLTMARPDKKNALTNAMYGALADAIEGAETDPAVRVLLIRGEGDMFTAGNDVGEFAAIAAGGFQGERHVGRFLQAIARSSRPLVAAVQGRAVGIGTTMLLHCDLVVLAENALLSTPFVNLALVPEAASSLLMPLRIGYARAYEMFALGEPVDAVSAVTWGLANRVVPLDKLDAEAKALAARLARQPAGALGTTKRLMRNPEVLMAQIVAESERFAERLKTVEAREAFIAFAERRPPDFLKLADAR, encoded by the coding sequence ATGACTGAGCATATCAAACTCGAAAACGACGGCGGGATTTTGAGTCTGACGATGGCGCGGCCGGACAAGAAGAATGCCCTGACCAACGCGATGTATGGTGCATTGGCCGATGCGATCGAAGGTGCGGAGACCGACCCCGCCGTCCGCGTCCTGCTGATCCGGGGCGAGGGGGACATGTTTACGGCCGGCAACGATGTCGGCGAGTTTGCGGCCATTGCCGCCGGCGGTTTCCAGGGCGAGCGGCACGTCGGCCGCTTCCTGCAGGCCATCGCCCGATCGAGCCGCCCGTTGGTCGCCGCGGTGCAAGGGCGCGCCGTCGGCATAGGCACCACGATGTTGCTTCATTGCGACCTAGTGGTGCTCGCCGAGAATGCGCTGCTTTCAACGCCGTTCGTCAACCTGGCCCTGGTGCCGGAAGCCGCATCCAGCCTGCTGATGCCGCTCCGCATCGGCTATGCGCGTGCCTACGAGATGTTTGCTCTCGGCGAACCGGTGGATGCCGTGTCCGCAGTCACATGGGGTCTCGCCAACCGGGTCGTGCCGTTGGACAAGCTTGACGCCGAGGCGAAGGCTCTCGCCGCACGTCTGGCCAGGCAGCCCGCGGGGGCCCTCGGCACGACCAAGCGGCTGATGCGGAATCCGGAGGTGCTGATGGCGCAGATCGTTGCGGAAAGCGAACGGTTCGCCGAGCGTCTGAAAACCGTGGAGGCGCGAGAAGCCTTCATTGCATTCGCCGAGCGCCGGCCGCCGGACTTCCTCAAGCTCGCGGATGCGCGCTAG
- a CDS encoding MarR family winged helix-turn-helix transcriptional regulator, translated as MSFRQDRRLVFLLNVAQRRLQRWVATRTEKSGVTAAQSGLLFILGRRDGMLMGEAGAALDLGPPGISGLVDRMTTANLIQRRADPDDGRAWRLWLTSAGRAALARSKAGLSDINARLTEGFTDAEIDVVARWLASVQTKFPKGEDE; from the coding sequence GTGAGTTTCCGTCAGGACCGCCGCCTGGTCTTTTTGCTCAACGTCGCGCAGCGCCGGCTGCAGCGGTGGGTGGCGACGCGGACCGAGAAGAGCGGGGTTACGGCCGCGCAGTCCGGGTTGCTTTTCATCCTGGGCCGGCGGGACGGCATGCTGATGGGCGAGGCGGGGGCGGCGCTCGACCTGGGGCCGCCGGGCATCAGCGGGCTGGTGGACCGGATGACGACGGCGAACCTGATCCAGCGGCGCGCCGATCCGGATGACGGGCGCGCGTGGCGCCTTTGGCTGACCTCCGCCGGCCGCGCGGCGCTCGCGCGCTCGAAAGCAGGGCTTTCCGACATCAACGCACGTCTCACCGAAGGGTTCACCGACGCGGAAATCGACGTCGTCGCGCGCTGGCTCGCCAGTGTGCAAACCAAATTTCCAAAAGGAGAAGATGAATGA
- a CDS encoding acetolactate synthase large subunit produces MNGAQSLVKTLVGCGVDICFANPGTSEMHFVAALDSVTQLRPVLCLFEGVATGAADGYGRIAGKPAATLMHLGPGLANGLANLHNARRAATPVVNIVGDHATYHLQYDAPLTSDIVGFARPVSSWIHESKSAKTVAADTARAVQAARAAPGGVATLILPADTAWNSADRAAQALPDIGPAKVSADTVEATAKLLSNGKKTAMLLRGKALIGDGLEAAGRVHAKTGVRLICDNFAPHSEPGAGRVTVERIPYFGEQITAFLAGTEQIVLVGSKPPVSFFAYPGKPSWCVPEGCELFHLAHPHEDGAGALQNLADALGAPARPALYTELQLPDLPKGRLNSYTVAQVIAHLTPDHAVIADESNTASLPLLMTLARARPHTHLPLTGGSIGLGLPLAVGAALAAPGRKVVCPHGDGGAAYTMQALWTMARENLDITVVIYANRSYAILNYELQRVGAGTPGVNALAMMDLHNPEMNWTKIADGLGVEASRATTAEEFAAQYESAMKHKGPRLIEAMT; encoded by the coding sequence ATGAACGGCGCGCAATCGCTGGTGAAGACCCTGGTCGGTTGCGGTGTCGATATCTGTTTCGCCAATCCCGGCACGTCGGAAATGCATTTCGTCGCCGCGCTCGATTCCGTCACGCAATTGCGTCCGGTGCTTTGCCTGTTCGAAGGCGTCGCGACCGGCGCCGCCGATGGTTACGGCCGCATCGCCGGCAAACCGGCGGCGACCCTGATGCATCTCGGGCCCGGACTGGCCAACGGCCTTGCCAACCTGCACAATGCCCGCCGCGCCGCGACCCCGGTCGTCAATATCGTCGGCGATCATGCGACCTATCATCTGCAATACGATGCGCCGCTGACGTCCGACATCGTCGGCTTTGCCCGCCCGGTCTCGAGCTGGATCCACGAGTCCAAGAGCGCCAAGACCGTCGCCGCCGATACGGCGCGGGCGGTACAGGCCGCGCGCGCCGCACCGGGCGGCGTCGCCACGCTGATCCTGCCCGCCGACACCGCCTGGAATTCGGCCGATCGCGCCGCGCAAGCCTTGCCGGATATCGGGCCTGCCAAGGTCAGCGCCGATACCGTCGAGGCGACCGCAAAGCTGCTGTCGAACGGCAAGAAGACCGCCATGCTGTTGCGCGGCAAGGCCTTGATCGGCGACGGGCTCGAGGCGGCCGGGCGAGTTCATGCCAAGACCGGCGTGCGGCTGATATGCGACAACTTCGCGCCGCATTCCGAACCGGGTGCCGGCCGGGTGACGGTGGAACGGATTCCTTATTTCGGCGAGCAGATCACGGCGTTTCTCGCCGGCACCGAGCAGATCGTGCTGGTCGGCAGCAAGCCGCCGGTATCGTTCTTCGCCTATCCCGGCAAGCCGAGCTGGTGCGTGCCCGAGGGCTGCGAACTCTTCCATCTCGCCCACCCGCACGAGGACGGCGCCGGCGCCCTGCAAAATCTCGCCGATGCGCTCGGCGCGCCCGCCAGGCCTGCGCTCTACACCGAACTGCAACTGCCCGACCTGCCGAAAGGCCGGCTCAACTCCTACACCGTGGCACAGGTCATCGCCCACCTGACGCCGGACCATGCGGTCATCGCCGACGAGTCCAACACCGCAAGCCTGCCGCTGTTGATGACGCTGGCGCGGGCCCGCCCCCACACCCATCTGCCGCTGACCGGCGGTTCGATCGGCCTCGGCCTGCCGCTCGCGGTCGGCGCGGCGCTGGCCGCGCCCGGCCGCAAGGTGGTCTGCCCGCATGGCGACGGCGGCGCCGCCTACACCATGCAGGCGCTATGGACCATGGCGCGCGAAAACCTCGATATCACGGTCGTGATCTACGCCAACCGCTCCTATGCGATCCTCAATTACGAACTGCAGCGCGTCGGCGCCGGCACGCCCGGCGTCAATGCGCTGGCGATGATGGACCTGCACAATCCGGAAATGAACTGGACCAAGATCGCCGACGGCCTCGGCGTCGAGGCCAGCCGCGCCACCACGGCGGAGGAATTCGCCGCGCAGTACGAGTCGGCGATGAAGCACAAGGGGCCGCGCCTGATCGAAGCGATGACCTGA
- a CDS encoding SlyX family protein produces the protein MNDARTLSDRIDALEIRLAFQDETIETLNNTITAQWQQIDALTRQLAALNERLREAEANAPGATNEPPPHY, from the coding sequence ATGAATGACGCCAGGACGCTCAGCGATCGCATCGACGCGCTTGAAATCCGTCTGGCGTTTCAGGACGAAACCATCGAGACGCTGAACAACACCATCACCGCACAATGGCAGCAGATCGACGCATTGACGCGGCAACTCGCCGCCCTGAACGAGCGGCTGCGGGAAGCGGAAGCCAACGCGCCGGGCGCCACCAACGAACCGCCGCCGCATTATTAG
- a CDS encoding FAD-binding oxidoreductase yields MPVIDALTGIVGEGGVLDAAEVARRSAGALRWDNLQAQALVRPRTTEEVSRVLRWCHDHGVAVVTHGGLTGLVHGADAAPAEVILSMERMRAIEDIDPVQRTAVVQAGVVLQTLQEAVEEHGLSFPLDLGARGSATIGGNAATNAGGNRVIRYGMTRDMILGLEAVLADGTVVSSMNHLIKNNTGYDLKQIFIGSEGTLGVITRLVLRLREKPAAQDVAIVAVADFDCLPKLLKHMDQNLSGSLSAFEVMWQSFYRLVTSAPAKGKPPVSQDHPYYVLVESLGANARLDSERFVATLESALEARLISDAAVAQSENDRRAFWALRDDVAQVVAGGIPVVFDISLPISTMEQYVAALSGDLQSSIGDHKLWIFGHLGDGNLHVIVQVPLKDYLALRPKIEALVYGPLGKLGGSVSAEHGIGLEKKPYLSVCRNDSELAVMRRLKTALDPAGILNPGKIL; encoded by the coding sequence ATGCCCGTGATCGATGCCCTCACCGGAATCGTCGGCGAAGGCGGCGTGCTGGACGCTGCCGAAGTCGCCAGGCGATCCGCCGGCGCGCTGCGCTGGGACAATCTGCAGGCGCAGGCGCTGGTGCGCCCGCGAACCACCGAGGAGGTCTCGCGGGTGCTGCGCTGGTGCCATGACCATGGCGTTGCCGTGGTGACCCATGGCGGCCTCACCGGTCTCGTTCACGGCGCCGATGCCGCGCCCGCCGAAGTGATCCTGTCGATGGAGCGGATGCGCGCCATCGAGGACATCGACCCGGTGCAGCGCACCGCCGTGGTTCAGGCCGGCGTGGTGCTGCAAACCCTGCAGGAAGCCGTCGAGGAGCACGGCCTGAGTTTCCCGCTCGACCTCGGCGCCCGCGGCAGCGCGACCATCGGCGGCAACGCCGCGACCAATGCCGGCGGCAATCGCGTGATCCGCTACGGCATGACCCGCGACATGATCCTCGGCCTCGAAGCGGTGCTGGCGGACGGCACCGTCGTCTCATCGATGAATCACCTGATCAAGAACAATACCGGCTACGACCTCAAGCAGATCTTCATCGGCTCCGAGGGCACGCTCGGGGTGATCACGCGGCTGGTGTTGCGGCTGCGGGAAAAGCCGGCCGCGCAGGACGTCGCAATCGTCGCGGTCGCGGATTTCGATTGCCTGCCGAAATTGCTCAAGCACATGGACCAGAACCTGAGCGGCTCGCTGTCGGCCTTCGAGGTGATGTGGCAATCGTTCTACCGCCTGGTGACGTCGGCGCCCGCCAAGGGCAAGCCTCCGGTCAGCCAGGACCACCCTTATTACGTTTTGGTCGAAAGCCTCGGCGCCAACGCGAGGCTCGACTCCGAACGCTTCGTGGCCACACTGGAATCGGCGCTGGAAGCGAGGCTGATTTCCGATGCAGCCGTCGCCCAGTCCGAAAACGACCGTCGCGCGTTCTGGGCGCTGCGCGACGATGTCGCGCAGGTCGTGGCCGGCGGCATTCCCGTGGTGTTCGACATCTCGCTGCCGATCAGTACGATGGAGCAATATGTCGCCGCCTTGAGCGGGGATCTGCAGTCCTCGATCGGCGACCACAAGCTCTGGATCTTCGGTCATCTCGGCGACGGCAACCTGCATGTCATCGTGCAGGTGCCGCTGAAGGACTATCTGGCGTTGCGGCCGAAAATCGAGGCCCTGGTCTACGGCCCGCTCGGCAAGCTCGGCGGTTCCGTCTCGGCCGAGCATGGCATTGGACTGGAGAAGAAACCGTATCTGTCGGTCTGCCGAAACGACAGTGAGCTCGCGGTGATGCGGCGGCTCAAGACGGCGCTCGATCCGGCCGGCATTCTCAATCCCGGCAAGATCCTCTGA
- the trhO gene encoding oxygen-dependent tRNA uridine(34) hydroxylase TrhO has protein sequence MAYKVAAFYQFAALPDFRELGEPLRAICAALELKGSVLLAHEGINGTIAGSEDAIDELVRELRDGALFGGRLDNLELKFSAAAAMPFQRLKIRLKKEIVTLGDPAADPTRQVGIYVDPADWNTLIAAPDTLVIDTRNAFEVAMGTFAGAVDPGIRSFGQFKDFAAQQLDPAKHRRIAMFCTGGIRCEKASAHLLARGFAEVYHLKGGILRYLEGVPETESRWRGECFVFDDRVALGHGLRERAMEHGSDE, from the coding sequence ATGGCTTACAAGGTCGCCGCTTTCTACCAGTTTGCAGCCCTGCCCGACTTCCGCGAACTCGGGGAGCCGCTGCGGGCGATCTGCGCCGCTCTGGAACTGAAGGGCAGCGTGCTGCTGGCGCATGAGGGCATCAACGGCACGATCGCGGGAAGCGAGGACGCCATCGACGAGCTGGTCAGGGAGTTGCGCGACGGCGCCCTGTTCGGTGGCCGGCTCGACAATCTCGAGCTGAAATTTTCGGCCGCCGCGGCAATGCCGTTCCAGCGCCTGAAGATCCGCCTGAAAAAGGAGATCGTCACCCTCGGCGATCCCGCGGCCGACCCGACGCGGCAGGTCGGCATCTATGTCGACCCCGCCGACTGGAACACGCTGATCGCAGCGCCCGACACGCTCGTGATCGACACCCGCAATGCCTTCGAGGTGGCGATGGGCACCTTCGCCGGCGCCGTCGATCCCGGCATCAGGAGTTTCGGGCAATTCAAGGATTTCGCCGCGCAACAGCTCGATCCGGCGAAGCACCGGAGGATCGCGATGTTCTGCACCGGCGGTATCCGCTGCGAGAAGGCCAGCGCCCATCTGCTCGCGCGCGGCTTTGCCGAGGTCTATCACCTCAAGGGCGGCATCCTGAGATACCTGGAAGGCGTGCCGGAAACCGAAAGCCGCTGGCGCGGCGAGTGTTTCGTATTCGACGACCGCGTCGCGCTCGGCCACGGATTGCGGGAACGCGCAATGGAACATGGCTCCGATGAATGA
- a CDS encoding FKBP-type peptidyl-prolyl cis-trans isomerase: MRHLRFRSLTAAVAIALAGVFLLAAPSGVSAQTPGKTMTTPSGLQISDSKVGSGASPKPGQICVMHYTGWLYENGQKGKKFDSSVDRNEPFEFPIGQRQVISGWDEGVATMKVGGKRTLIIPPALGYGARGAGGVIPPNATLMFEVELLGVK, translated from the coding sequence ATGCGACACTTGCGGTTTCGAAGTCTCACGGCCGCCGTTGCCATTGCGCTGGCCGGCGTCTTTCTCCTCGCCGCGCCGTCAGGCGTATCGGCCCAGACCCCAGGAAAAACCATGACCACACCATCAGGCTTGCAGATTTCGGACAGCAAGGTCGGGTCAGGCGCTTCGCCGAAGCCGGGCCAGATCTGCGTCATGCACTACACCGGCTGGCTCTACGAGAACGGCCAGAAGGGCAAGAAGTTCGACAGCTCGGTGGACCGCAACGAGCCGTTCGAATTTCCGATCGGGCAGCGCCAGGTGATATCAGGCTGGGACGAGGGCGTTGCCACCATGAAGGTCGGCGGCAAGCGCACTCTGATCATCCCGCCCGCTTTGGGCTACGGGGCCCGCGGCGCCGGCGGGGTCATTCCTCCGAACGCGACGCTGATGTTCGAGGTCGAACTGCTCGGCGTGAAGTAG